The Nocardioides marmorisolisilvae genomic interval GGCTTGTACGTCGACGAGGCGGACGCTGGTCCAGCCGTGCAGCCGCCATGGGCCGCTGCCTTCGTTGTGCACGGTGATCCTGACGGCGATCACGTGCGTGCCGGCCGGCACCCGTCCCGCTCTCGCGGTGGTCGGGGTCGGCCGATCGGCGGTGATCCGCAACGGCGGGTGGAACGGGGTCCGGGCTGTGACCACCGGTGTGCCGATCGCGGCGGTGACGTGCTCCTGCCCTCTCAGGCCGTCCACCCAGTCGCGGACACGGGGCCCCACGGTGACGCCGGCCAGTGCCACCGCCGCCACCAGCAGCGCGGCCACCAGCCAGCGCACCCGGTGGTGGCGCTCGGGCGCGAGTCGGCGGGCACCGGGCGGGGCAGGCTGGGGGTCCTCGGCCCGCGCCAGCTCCGCCGTCCTCCGCAGCGTGCGGTCCGCAGGTCGAAGCGAGGAGGCGAGCGCGCGGGTGACGGCCCGCAGGTCTTCGGCGTCGAGCCGGCCCGGCTCGTCGAGCAGCACATCGAGCACGTTCTCCGTCGAGGACAGCAGCACCCCGCGGGTGCTGCCGTCGACCGGCTCGGGGCGGGGGAAGCAGAGCACCGGAGTCACCGGGACGCCCGGCACCAGGGACGACACCGCGGCGGCCGCCTCGACGGCGTCGCCGACCGCGACCACCCGGAGCGCGCCACGGCACCGCAGCGCGCCCTCGTCGACCGAGATCGCCCCCGACCAGTGGTGCTCGGAGACCACGAACACGCCGGCGGGCCCGGCGACCACGTGGTCGATCAGGCTGCCCGCCCGGCCCGGCCACACTCGGTCGTGGAGGACCAGCCAGCCGTTGGCTCGCATCAGGTTCAGCACCGGCGCCGCAGACGCGCCGACCCCGGGCCGCGCGTCGGCCGCGGGCAGGCGCGACCGACCGGCCGTCCGGGCAGGCCGGACCCGACGACGGGACAGCGCGTGCGCAGACCCCCCAGCCATGAGCTCCCTCCCGAACCCCGCCAGGCTTGCTTCCTCCGAGGTGACCGTAGCGGTCCGGGGCCCCCGGAGAACAGGTAATCGGGAGTCCGCGCCCGGAGACGGTCGATCGGGGCGGTCGGCGGCGCCGTACCCTCGTGGCCGTGAGCACCGACGAGCTGCAGGTAAGGCGCCGGCCCGGAGTGGTCGAGGTGGTCTTCAACCGCCCCGAGCGGCGCAACGCCTTCACCAGCCGGATGTACGCCGACATGCGCGCCCTGTGCGACGAGCTGCGCGAGGACCCGGCGGTCCGGGTGCTGGTGCTGCGCGGTGCGGGTGGCAGGGCGTTCGCGGCCGGCAACGAGATCTCCGACTTCGTCGACAGGGATGCGGTCAGCTACGAGGCCGGCATCCGCGAGCTGCTCGTGACACTCTTCGGGCTGCCGCAGGTCACCGTCGCGGCGGTCGAGGGGGCGTGCGTCGGGGGCGGCCTGGCGGTCGCCACGCACTGCGACCTGCGGATCTGCACACCCGACGCCCGGTTCGGCTACCCGATCGCGCGGACACTGGGCAACGCGCTGTCCGCCTCGATCGTCTACCGCTGCGCCACGGTCTTCGGCGAGTCGCTGACCCGCGAGATGCTGCTCACCTCACGGCTGACGACGGCCGACCGGGCGTACGCCGTCGGCGCGGTGATGGCGGTCGTCGACGACCTCGACCCCGAGCTGGACACCGTCGTGAGCGGGCTGCTGTCCGCCTCAGGGGTGACCATCCGCGCGACCAAGGCCCAGCTGACCGCGCGTGCCGCCACACTCGAGGCGGAGCCGGAGTCGGACGACGCGCTGCTGGCGGAGGTCTACGGCGGCCCGGACTTCGCCGAGGGCGTGCGGGCCTTCCTGGCGCGGGAGAAGCCGGCCTTCCAGCCGTGAGCGCACCGGCCCCGAGGCCGGGTCAGTGCCGGTTGCGGTCCCTGGTGGCCTCGCCCGCCTTGACGGCGAGGATGAGGCCGATGCCGATCACGCAGACCACCATGACTGCGCCCGCGATGAACCACCCCAGGGCGGTCG includes:
- a CDS encoding nuclease-related domain-containing protein; amino-acid sequence: MAGGSAHALSRRRVRPARTAGRSRLPAADARPGVGASAAPVLNLMRANGWLVLHDRVWPGRAGSLIDHVVAGPAGVFVVSEHHWSGAISVDEGALRCRGALRVVAVGDAVEAAAAVSSLVPGVPVTPVLCFPRPEPVDGSTRGVLLSSTENVLDVLLDEPGRLDAEDLRAVTRALASSLRPADRTLRRTAELARAEDPQPAPPGARRLAPERHHRVRWLVAALLVAAVALAGVTVGPRVRDWVDGLRGQEHVTAAIGTPVVTARTPFHPPLRITADRPTPTTARAGRVPAGTHVIAVRITVHNEGSGPWRLHGWTSVRLVDVQALAHAPDRGIGRVAAGPLMSSSLRLRPGATASGYFAFTLPTRVKIGQVRVALAPSGDLITWTVG
- a CDS encoding enoyl-CoA hydratase-related protein, whose translation is MSTDELQVRRRPGVVEVVFNRPERRNAFTSRMYADMRALCDELREDPAVRVLVLRGAGGRAFAAGNEISDFVDRDAVSYEAGIRELLVTLFGLPQVTVAAVEGACVGGGLAVATHCDLRICTPDARFGYPIARTLGNALSASIVYRCATVFGESLTREMLLTSRLTTADRAYAVGAVMAVVDDLDPELDTVVSGLLSASGVTIRATKAQLTARAATLEAEPESDDALLAEVYGGPDFAEGVRAFLAREKPAFQP